From Caulobacter segnis, a single genomic window includes:
- a CDS encoding VOC family protein has protein sequence MTNTLIFVDLASEDPSKAGDFYAKVFGWQNDARPEGVYHRMVPGGFFKKSDGTDSEIGNLHLGIFKAANARPHPEPEGVEPRVLSADGRKPRVWVLISDDDSADRILGTAEDLGATILWRNHYWKEFNGYNHAFRDPWGNEIVLWGKAGQDPQIPADFTRE, from the coding sequence GTGACCAACACCCTGATCTTCGTCGACCTGGCCTCCGAGGACCCGTCCAAGGCCGGCGACTTCTACGCCAAGGTCTTCGGCTGGCAGAACGACGCCCGCCCCGAGGGCGTCTATCACCGCATGGTGCCGGGCGGCTTCTTCAAGAAGTCCGACGGGACCGACAGCGAGATCGGCAACCTGCACCTGGGAATCTTCAAGGCCGCCAACGCCCGCCCCCATCCGGAGCCCGAGGGGGTCGAGCCCCGCGTCCTGAGCGCCGACGGCCGCAAGCCGCGCGTCTGGGTGCTGATCAGCGACGACGACAGCGCCGACCGCATCCTCGGTACCGCCGAGGACCTGGGCGCGACGATCCTCTGGCGGAACCACTATTGGAAGGAATTCAACGGCTACAACCACGCCTTCCGCGACCCTTGGGGCAACGAGATCGTCCTGTGGGGCAAGGCCGGTCAGGATCCGCAAATCCCGGCCGACTTCACGCGCGAATAG
- a CDS encoding NAD-dependent epimerase/dehydratase family protein: MNVLMLGAAGGIGSAIRSGLASRYALMRLADIAPLDAAGPGEETVKVDLLDLDGLVAAMAGIDCVVHMAGVPVEPETNAWEQVLPANIVGVHNLFEAARIAGVKRVLFASSHHAAGFHRRETATVETLVPRPDSYYGVSKVFGEAMGRMYADKFGLQVLSLRIGAYRERPSDPRQLAVWVSPRDMVELVRCGIEAPDFGYATVYGVSANTRNFWDNSAVAFLGYEPRDNAEAWAGEVMASSPPEDPAAAPFQGGWYCAKDFVGDPSRVG; this comes from the coding sequence TTGAACGTTCTCATGCTCGGCGCGGCCGGCGGCATCGGGTCGGCGATCCGGTCCGGCCTCGCCAGCCGCTATGCCCTGATGCGCCTGGCCGACATCGCGCCGCTGGACGCGGCGGGGCCGGGGGAGGAGACCGTGAAGGTCGACCTGCTCGACCTCGACGGCCTGGTCGCGGCGATGGCCGGGATCGACTGCGTGGTCCACATGGCCGGCGTGCCGGTCGAGCCCGAGACCAACGCCTGGGAGCAGGTGCTGCCGGCTAATATCGTCGGCGTGCACAATCTCTTCGAGGCCGCGCGGATCGCCGGCGTGAAGCGGGTGCTGTTCGCCTCGTCGCACCACGCCGCCGGCTTCCACCGGCGCGAAACAGCGACGGTCGAGACCCTGGTCCCACGTCCCGACAGCTACTACGGCGTCAGCAAGGTGTTCGGCGAGGCGATGGGTCGGATGTACGCCGACAAGTTCGGCCTGCAGGTCTTAAGCCTTCGCATTGGCGCCTATCGCGAGCGGCCGTCTGACCCGCGCCAACTGGCCGTCTGGGTCAGCCCGCGCGACATGGTCGAGTTGGTCCGCTGCGGGATCGAGGCGCCGGACTTCGGCTACGCCACGGTCTACGGCGTCTCGGCCAACACTCGGAACTTCTGGGACAATTCGGCCGTGGCGTTCCTGGGCTACGAACCGCGCGACAACGCCGAGGCCTGGGCGGGGGAGGTCATGGCCTCCAGCCCGCCCGAGGATCCGGCCGCCGCCCCGTTCCAGGGCGGCTGGTACTGCGCCAAGGACTTCGTCGGCGACCCTTCGCGCGTGGGTTAG
- a CDS encoding TauD/TfdA dioxygenase family protein — protein sequence MSYDVLDVKPMTRRIGAEIFGVDLGKPLSNRQFEEIHQALTQHQVIFFRDQDMSHEAHKDFGRKFGDLAIHSGVPGLPDHPEIVAIHADANSKFVAGENWHSDLTCDPEPPLGSILYMKVLPDDGGDTCFASMYWAYDTLSDRMKTYLEGLHAVHDANPVYKAIFPDIDRQYNCSTHPIVRTHPVSGRKSLFVNPSYTTHIAGVSKAESRAILEFLYQHASNPDFQVRFRWKENSVAFWDNRCTWHQAIWDYFPDTRTGYRVTVAGDKPF from the coding sequence ATGAGCTACGACGTGCTCGACGTGAAGCCCATGACCCGCCGCATCGGGGCGGAGATCTTCGGCGTCGACCTGGGCAAGCCCCTCTCGAACCGACAGTTCGAGGAGATCCACCAGGCCCTGACCCAGCACCAGGTGATCTTCTTCCGCGACCAGGACATGTCGCACGAGGCCCACAAGGACTTCGGGCGCAAGTTCGGCGACCTGGCGATCCACTCGGGCGTGCCCGGCCTGCCGGACCATCCGGAGATCGTGGCCATTCACGCCGACGCCAATTCCAAGTTCGTGGCCGGCGAGAACTGGCACTCGGACCTGACTTGCGATCCCGAGCCGCCGCTGGGCAGCATCCTCTACATGAAGGTCCTGCCCGACGACGGCGGCGACACCTGCTTCGCCAGCATGTACTGGGCCTATGACACCCTGTCGGACCGGATGAAGACCTATCTGGAGGGCCTGCACGCCGTCCATGACGCCAACCCGGTCTACAAGGCGATCTTCCCGGACATCGACCGCCAGTACAATTGCTCGACCCATCCGATCGTGCGGACCCATCCGGTCAGCGGCAGGAAGAGCCTGTTCGTCAATCCGTCCTACACCACCCATATCGCGGGAGTGTCCAAGGCCGAGAGCCGCGCGATCTTGGAGTTCCTCTACCAGCACGCCAGCAACCCAGACTTCCAGGTGCGCTTCCGCTGGAAGGAGAACTCGGTGGCCTTCTGGGACAACCGCTGTACCTGGCACCAGGCGATCTGGGACTATTTCCCCGACACTCGCACGGGCTACCGGGTGACGGTGGCCGGCGATAAGCCGTTCTGA
- a CDS encoding flavin reductase family protein, protein MSAAIQPSAPEPADFRKAMGSFPAGVTVVTACHDGRLVGTTVSAFSSVSMDPPLVMVCLKRDSRTLAALSQARTFCVNILAQDQGDLAYRFAKSGADDRFALTAVEAGVCGAPLLAGSVTSVECEVRAAHDGGDHEILVGRVLRVVTDETKTPLVYVRGGFLNA, encoded by the coding sequence ATGAGCGCGGCGATCCAACCCTCAGCGCCCGAGCCGGCGGACTTCCGCAAGGCCATGGGCAGCTTCCCCGCCGGGGTGACCGTGGTCACCGCCTGCCATGATGGACGCCTGGTCGGCACGACGGTCAGCGCCTTCAGCTCGGTGTCGATGGACCCGCCGCTGGTCATGGTCTGCCTCAAGCGCGACAGCCGCACCCTGGCGGCGCTGAGCCAGGCTCGGACCTTCTGCGTCAACATCCTGGCCCAGGACCAGGGCGACCTGGCCTATCGCTTCGCCAAGAGTGGGGCCGACGACCGCTTCGCCCTGACCGCCGTCGAGGCCGGGGTCTGCGGCGCGCCGCTGCTGGCCGGCTCGGTCACCTCGGTCGAGTGCGAAGTGCGCGCCGCCCATGACGGCGGCGATCACGAGATCCTGGTCGGACGCGTGCTGCGCGTCGTGACCGACGAAACCAAGACGCCGCTCGTCTATGTGCGCGGCGGCTTCCTGAACGCTTAG
- a CDS encoding peptidase M20 yields the protein MADGFPNLGASAPYKVTEADRAAIAAAIDEAEIVELALTLGNIPAPSGKELEVANYVYDWMAREGFSPRKVGATPERPNVIGTHGGKGVGKNLLFTAHLDTEAPTWNPDLDAYKYSPETLANPEWEKCWLEDGKLYGYPIANDRGPMSCFLIAAKALKKAGYELAGKMYLTACPGEIGPEPIEEHRGVAYMGKDIGAHYLFHHGGVAPDYAIAAEGCDFGLTWVGCGYAVFRFQVWGEGVFTPLLEHPATAAQHPNPIYKLGKLTEAIHAWSGAYEKNNRYDSPGGVAQPKSQIGSVRGGIPFAFGAGTELVNLYLEVGLTPKQRVADVQHSLEAMVREAGLGRIDIEPVVVRHGFEADAAEVAPLVGAVDVATQLGLGHPVALANPVYSSMWRDHNVFNMQRIPAITTGFRRWRPTPKDLVDSALIYALTALAVCGRASSDESAKRPASAVYPDNPFGDA from the coding sequence ATGGCCGATGGATTTCCCAACCTGGGCGCCAGCGCCCCCTACAAGGTCACCGAGGCCGATCGCGCGGCGATCGCCGCCGCCATCGACGAGGCCGAGATCGTCGAGCTGGCCCTGACCCTGGGCAACATTCCCGCGCCCTCCGGCAAGGAGTTGGAGGTCGCCAACTACGTCTACGACTGGATGGCGCGTGAAGGCTTCTCGCCGCGCAAGGTCGGGGCCACGCCCGAGCGGCCGAACGTCATCGGCACGCACGGCGGCAAGGGGGTCGGGAAGAACCTGCTGTTCACTGCCCACCTCGACACCGAGGCGCCGACCTGGAACCCGGATCTGGACGCCTACAAGTACAGCCCCGAGACCCTGGCCAATCCCGAATGGGAGAAGTGCTGGCTGGAGGACGGCAAGCTCTACGGCTATCCGATCGCCAACGACCGCGGGCCGATGAGCTGCTTCCTGATCGCGGCCAAGGCGCTGAAGAAGGCCGGCTACGAGCTGGCCGGCAAGATGTACCTGACCGCCTGTCCCGGCGAGATCGGCCCCGAGCCGATCGAGGAGCACCGGGGCGTGGCCTATATGGGTAAGGACATCGGGGCCCACTATCTGTTCCACCACGGCGGCGTCGCGCCCGACTACGCCATCGCCGCCGAGGGCTGCGACTTCGGCCTGACCTGGGTGGGCTGTGGCTATGCGGTGTTTCGCTTCCAGGTGTGGGGGGAGGGGGTCTTCACCCCGTTGCTGGAGCATCCGGCGACGGCGGCCCAGCATCCCAACCCGATCTACAAGTTGGGCAAGCTGACCGAGGCGATCCACGCCTGGAGCGGCGCGTATGAGAAGAACAATCGCTATGACAGCCCCGGCGGCGTGGCCCAGCCCAAGTCGCAGATCGGCTCGGTGCGCGGCGGCATCCCGTTCGCGTTCGGGGCGGGGACCGAACTGGTGAACCTCTATCTGGAGGTCGGCCTGACGCCCAAGCAGCGCGTGGCCGACGTCCAGCATTCGCTGGAGGCCATGGTCCGCGAGGCAGGCCTAGGCCGCATCGACATCGAGCCGGTCGTGGTGCGCCATGGCTTCGAGGCCGACGCCGCCGAGGTCGCGCCGCTGGTCGGCGCCGTGGATGTGGCCACCCAGCTGGGCCTGGGCCATCCGGTCGCCCTGGCCAATCCGGTCTATTCCAGCATGTGGCGCGACCACAACGTCTTCAACATGCAGCGGATTCCGGCCATCACGACCGGCTTCCGCCGCTGGCGGCCGACGCCCAAGGATCTGGTCGACAGCGCCCTGATCTACGCCCTGACCGCCCTGGCGGTCTGCGGCCGAGCCAGCTCCGACGAGAGCGCCAAGCGCCCCGCCTCGGCGGTCTATCCCGACAACCCGTTCGGGGACGCGTGA
- a CDS encoding cysteine hydrolase yields the protein MTSVASIGEGLAAWIAPSRTAVVVIDIQVDFASPKGALSQYVDMAAVQPAVAAAERLVGAARAAGAPVVFVGLFTAPETDSPSWKERMRRRGGNPDDESALCRDGDVGSAFYGPRPLPGEAVVKKARYSGFVGTDLDARLKALGVDTLVVAGLTTECCVDSTVRDAFSLDYHVFVAADACAAYEADLHAASLKVMELNSAILTDTAAIAAAWSV from the coding sequence ATGACCTCGGTAGCTTCGATTGGGGAGGGTCTGGCCGCCTGGATCGCGCCGTCACGCACGGCCGTGGTGGTGATCGATATCCAGGTGGACTTCGCCTCGCCCAAGGGCGCGCTGAGCCAGTACGTCGACATGGCCGCGGTCCAGCCCGCCGTGGCCGCCGCCGAACGGCTGGTCGGCGCGGCGCGCGCCGCCGGAGCGCCCGTGGTCTTCGTGGGTCTCTTCACCGCGCCGGAGACCGACTCGCCCAGCTGGAAGGAGCGCATGCGCCGCCGGGGCGGAAATCCCGACGACGAGAGCGCCCTCTGCCGGGACGGCGATGTGGGCTCGGCCTTCTACGGCCCTCGACCCTTGCCGGGCGAGGCGGTGGTGAAGAAGGCCCGCTACAGCGGCTTCGTCGGCACGGACCTCGACGCGCGGCTGAAGGCCCTGGGCGTCGACACCCTGGTCGTGGCGGGCCTGACCACCGAGTGCTGCGTCGACAGCACCGTGCGTGACGCCTTCAGCCTGGACTACCATGTGTTCGTCGCCGCCGATGCGTGCGCCGCCTACGAGGCCGACCTCCACGCGGCCTCGCTGAAGGTGATGGAACTGAACAGCGCGATCCTGACCGATACGGCCGCGATCGCCGCCGCCTGGAGCGTTTGA
- a CDS encoding LLM class flavin-dependent oxidoreductase → MFHRPSQHKDFGVFLPVANGGWIISKTAPVLDGLYETNRAAAVKADEVGMDFVMSMGKFRGFGGETDHWGTALESVTMMAGIAEATKTVKIWATIHPLLQNPAVAAKMIATLDHISGGRAGLNIVAGAYKGEFDQMGAWDDNLSHDDRYALTEEWTTIVKRLWSEDSVDFAGKYFTMKDCQSKPKPLSKPRPDLVCAGMSDRGFQFSVREADICFIGGRTPDERRDASLRAKKVAGEMGKTIKTFAMCTVIHGDTDADAEAKVEYYKGGADMGAILAMLESWGVPAEKLSTVAKAQGAFMTHTVVGSPKTCGAQIEEYLRYCELDGLMMIFPDYVEGLTMFGSEILPGLRAVFS, encoded by the coding sequence ATGTTCCACCGTCCTTCCCAGCACAAGGATTTTGGGGTGTTCCTGCCGGTCGCCAACGGCGGCTGGATCATCTCCAAGACCGCGCCGGTTCTCGACGGTCTCTATGAGACGAACCGCGCGGCGGCCGTGAAGGCCGACGAGGTCGGCATGGACTTCGTGATGTCGATGGGCAAGTTCCGCGGCTTCGGCGGCGAGACCGACCACTGGGGCACGGCCCTGGAGTCCGTCACCATGATGGCCGGCATCGCCGAAGCCACCAAGACCGTGAAGATCTGGGCGACCATCCACCCGCTGCTGCAGAACCCGGCCGTAGCGGCCAAGATGATCGCCACCCTGGACCACATCAGCGGCGGCCGCGCGGGGCTGAACATCGTCGCCGGCGCCTACAAGGGCGAGTTCGACCAGATGGGCGCGTGGGACGACAACCTGTCTCACGATGACCGGTACGCCCTGACCGAGGAGTGGACCACGATCGTCAAGCGCCTTTGGTCCGAGGACAGCGTCGACTTCGCCGGCAAGTACTTCACGATGAAGGACTGCCAGTCCAAGCCCAAGCCGTTGTCCAAACCACGTCCGGACCTGGTCTGCGCCGGCATGAGCGACCGGGGCTTCCAGTTCTCGGTGCGCGAGGCCGACATCTGCTTCATCGGCGGTCGCACGCCCGACGAGCGCCGTGACGCGTCGCTGCGGGCCAAGAAGGTCGCCGGCGAGATGGGCAAGACGATCAAGACCTTCGCCATGTGCACGGTGATCCATGGCGACACCGACGCCGACGCCGAGGCCAAGGTCGAGTACTACAAGGGCGGCGCCGACATGGGCGCCATCCTCGCCATGCTAGAGAGCTGGGGCGTGCCGGCCGAGAAGCTGTCGACGGTGGCAAAGGCCCAGGGCGCGTTCATGACCCACACCGTGGTCGGTTCGCCCAAGACCTGCGGCGCGCAGATCGAGGAGTACCTGCGCTATTGCGAGCTGGACGGCCTGATGATGATCTTTCCTGACTATGTCGAGGGGCTGACCATGTTCGGGTCCGAGATTCTGCCCGGTCTGCGGGCGGTGTTCTCGTGA
- a CDS encoding MFS transporter, translating to MSTIQWRSWTLLGALSLLLFLITASTFSSLGVVLPAMIKDQQWSFASAFLGFTLLGAFCGGSSWLPAVLIRKIGVRATIIVGSAVMIAGFVCLAMARGLPIYLFGTALLGVGYQMMALIPGTHLLSMLFKKRALPFGIYFTIGSLGGVAGPWMALVGMEVAGGAWRPYWAWQAIASAVVGALAAALVGGKAWLESAAIETDKAVAEEAAAQSANARVYRTQVDWTVKEALRTPQFYVIVAAYFAHLLGGVTAVSLAPSHFSEMGVISTVAVAALSLESLMQVIARMSGGLLGDRVDPRWLLAGAQGMMAAGLLVLAHATTWPMMVIFALGVGVGFGMTVLAVSILLLNYYGRKNNLELFSMVCLAGAVSALGPVIGGVMRDRLGGFAPTFQVFAAVIGVIFVAALFMRPPRKTVEESTLAPVPAPTPVLLRDAA from the coding sequence ATGTCGACGATCCAATGGCGTTCCTGGACCCTCCTGGGCGCTCTTTCCCTTTTGCTGTTCCTGATCACCGCCTCGACGTTCTCGTCGCTGGGCGTGGTGCTGCCGGCCATGATCAAGGACCAGCAGTGGAGCTTCGCTTCGGCCTTCCTGGGCTTCACCCTGCTGGGCGCCTTCTGTGGCGGCTCGTCGTGGTTGCCGGCCGTGCTGATCCGCAAGATCGGCGTGCGGGCGACGATCATCGTCGGTTCGGCCGTGATGATCGCCGGCTTCGTCTGCCTGGCGATGGCGCGCGGCTTGCCGATCTATCTGTTCGGCACGGCCCTGCTGGGCGTCGGCTACCAGATGATGGCGCTGATCCCCGGCACGCACCTGCTGTCGATGCTGTTCAAGAAGCGCGCCCTGCCGTTCGGAATCTATTTCACGATCGGCTCGCTGGGCGGCGTCGCGGGCCCCTGGATGGCCCTGGTCGGCATGGAGGTCGCCGGCGGCGCCTGGCGGCCGTACTGGGCCTGGCAGGCCATCGCCTCGGCGGTGGTCGGCGCCCTGGCTGCGGCCCTGGTCGGCGGCAAGGCCTGGCTGGAGAGCGCGGCGATCGAGACCGACAAGGCCGTGGCCGAGGAGGCCGCCGCCCAGTCGGCCAACGCCCGCGTCTATCGCACCCAGGTCGACTGGACGGTCAAGGAAGCCCTCCGCACCCCGCAGTTCTACGTCATCGTCGCGGCCTATTTCGCCCACCTGCTGGGCGGGGTCACCGCCGTCAGCCTGGCCCCAAGCCACTTTAGCGAGATGGGGGTAATCTCGACCGTCGCCGTCGCGGCGCTGAGCCTGGAATCGCTGATGCAGGTCATCGCCCGGATGAGCGGCGGCCTGCTCGGCGACCGCGTCGATCCGCGCTGGCTGCTCGCCGGAGCCCAGGGCATGATGGCCGCCGGCTTGCTGGTCCTGGCCCACGCCACGACCTGGCCGATGATGGTGATCTTCGCTCTCGGCGTGGGCGTCGGCTTCGGCATGACCGTCCTGGCCGTCAGCATCCTGCTGCTCAACTACTACGGCCGGAAGAACAATCTCGAGCTCTTCTCGATGGTCTGTCTGGCCGGCGCCGTCTCGGCCCTGGGGCCGGTGATCGGCGGCGTCATGCGCGATCGCCTGGGCGGCTTCGCGCCGACCTTCCAGGTCTTCGCCGCCGTGATCGGGGTCATCTTCGTGGCCGCTCTGTTCATGCGTCCGCCGCGCAAGACGGTCGAGGAAAGCACGCTCGCGCCGGTCCCGGCGCCCACCCCCGTCCTGCTGCGCGACGCCGCGTGA
- a CDS encoding TonB-dependent siderophore receptor, with protein MSNYRLLMAGCSALVLLAHTQAAFADETTAPSDTVDEVVVKARDKAGLLEKQPNNTVFGIDKPLLETPRSASFVSDVTLQRYGIETIDGLTAVSPGTYTASFYGVPGALNIRGTLAENYFRGFKRIENRGTYSTPIGAADQIQIVRGPPTPIYGSGKVGGMLNFIPKSGKNEGGYLTEPTGEVTVTYGSYNKKNATAQVGLPANFGSVTGGIYLYGEVEDSHSYYKGIYPRRQTLEASSDFDLGNGWTTAFGGMYYHSDGDVQTPGWNRLTQALIDNRTYITGRDTTLKDADGNGRLTPNEVGFYPYGSATYLAYYGYPDSNALHTLDVGVGTTKLDPRTVYISGADFSKTRTNTLYYDLAKELTPDSTLKLQLFYDDQENKRFVSYGYPAWFDSSVWEARLTYNFAYDTGIISSKSFIGASYRSFEGRRRESYNSGMIALDRRDISFGPTPTDIIDSPFSTETGAGVQGLQWENDNKSDWTQGGVFAMTDIKVGERLNLMLGGRYDDYDVTSQDTGFLSYQIAGKQKASKGKFTYSASATYKAPAGVMPYITYAKASALEMSQAGDIAPGLVADASDAWLSNSDLAEAGFKFQWLRGTLVGSLAGYRQNRTQLTGITGTPTGTRAKGVEVEVRWLASENLSFTFSGNTQHTTVKGPDTSFQYIPAYTAGVPGAQAYGGTYVVWAFNSLPGRAGDYDYTLIPKSVVSLYGAYTSDDHDWGKVGGTFGVTHVTKTSGTVQNAVTYPAYWVASGSVYYEYGPYTASLNVDNLFDKLYFTPDADSYANLGALPSKGREWRVTLARKF; from the coding sequence ATGTCGAATTACCGGCTATTGATGGCGGGCTGTTCCGCCCTAGTCCTGCTGGCGCACACGCAGGCCGCATTCGCTGACGAAACCACCGCGCCGTCCGACACCGTCGACGAGGTCGTGGTCAAGGCGCGTGACAAGGCCGGCCTGCTGGAGAAGCAGCCCAACAACACCGTCTTCGGCATCGACAAGCCGCTGCTGGAGACGCCGCGCTCGGCCAGCTTCGTCAGCGACGTGACGTTGCAGCGCTATGGCATCGAGACAATCGACGGTCTGACCGCCGTCTCGCCCGGCACCTATACGGCCAGTTTCTACGGCGTGCCCGGCGCGCTGAACATCCGCGGCACCCTGGCCGAGAACTACTTCCGCGGCTTCAAGCGCATCGAGAACCGGGGGACCTATTCGACCCCGATCGGCGCGGCCGACCAGATCCAGATCGTGCGCGGTCCGCCCACCCCGATCTATGGCTCGGGCAAGGTGGGCGGCATGCTCAACTTCATCCCGAAATCGGGAAAGAACGAGGGCGGCTACCTGACCGAGCCGACCGGCGAGGTCACCGTGACCTACGGCTCGTACAACAAGAAGAACGCCACGGCCCAGGTCGGCCTGCCCGCCAACTTCGGTTCGGTCACCGGCGGCATCTATCTGTATGGCGAGGTCGAGGACAGCCACAGCTACTACAAGGGCATCTATCCACGTCGCCAAACGCTGGAAGCCTCGTCGGACTTCGACCTGGGCAACGGTTGGACCACCGCGTTCGGCGGCATGTACTACCACTCGGACGGCGACGTTCAGACGCCCGGCTGGAACCGTCTGACCCAGGCCCTGATCGACAACCGGACCTACATCACCGGCCGCGACACCACGCTGAAGGACGCCGACGGCAATGGTCGCCTGACGCCGAACGAGGTCGGGTTCTATCCGTACGGCAGCGCCACCTATCTGGCCTACTACGGCTATCCGGACAGCAACGCGCTCCACACCCTGGATGTTGGGGTCGGCACGACCAAGCTGGATCCGCGCACGGTCTACATCAGCGGCGCCGACTTCTCGAAGACCCGCACCAACACCCTCTACTACGACCTGGCCAAGGAACTGACGCCCGACAGCACCCTCAAGCTGCAGCTGTTCTACGACGACCAGGAGAACAAGCGCTTCGTCTCGTACGGCTATCCGGCCTGGTTCGACAGCTCGGTGTGGGAGGCGCGCCTCACCTACAACTTCGCCTACGATACGGGGATCATCAGCTCCAAGTCGTTCATCGGCGCGTCCTACCGCAGCTTCGAGGGCCGTCGCCGCGAGAGCTACAACAGCGGCATGATCGCGCTGGATCGTCGCGACATCAGCTTCGGCCCGACGCCGACCGACATCATCGACAGCCCGTTCTCGACCGAGACCGGCGCCGGCGTGCAGGGTCTGCAGTGGGAGAACGACAACAAGAGCGACTGGACGCAAGGCGGCGTCTTCGCGATGACCGACATCAAGGTGGGCGAGCGCCTCAACCTGATGCTGGGCGGCCGCTACGACGACTACGACGTCACCTCGCAGGACACCGGCTTCCTCAGCTATCAGATCGCCGGCAAGCAGAAGGCCAGCAAGGGCAAGTTCACCTACAGCGCCAGCGCCACCTACAAGGCTCCGGCCGGCGTCATGCCCTACATCACCTACGCCAAGGCCTCGGCCCTGGAGATGAGCCAGGCAGGCGACATCGCGCCGGGCTTGGTGGCCGACGCCAGCGACGCGTGGCTGTCCAACAGCGACCTGGCCGAGGCCGGCTTCAAGTTTCAGTGGTTGCGCGGCACGCTGGTCGGCTCGCTGGCGGGCTATCGCCAGAACCGCACCCAACTGACCGGCATTACCGGCACGCCGACCGGCACCCGCGCCAAGGGCGTGGAGGTGGAAGTGCGCTGGCTGGCCAGCGAGAACCTCAGCTTTACCTTCTCGGGCAACACCCAGCACACGACCGTGAAGGGGCCGGACACCTCGTTCCAGTACATTCCGGCCTACACCGCCGGCGTGCCGGGCGCGCAGGCCTATGGCGGCACCTATGTGGTCTGGGCGTTCAACAGCCTGCCGGGCCGCGCGGGCGACTATGACTACACCCTGATCCCGAAGTCGGTGGTCAGCCTCTATGGCGCCTACACCAGCGACGATCACGACTGGGGCAAGGTCGGCGGCACGTTCGGCGTGACGCACGTGACCAAGACCTCGGGCACCGTCCAGAACGCCGTGACCTATCCCGCCTATTGGGTGGCCAGCGGCAGCGTCTATTACGAATACGGTCCGTACACGGCCTCGCTCAATGTCGATAACCTGTTCGACAAGCTCTACTTCACCCCCGACGCGGACAGCTACGCCAACCTCGGCGCGTTGCCCAGCAAGGGGCGCGAGTGGCGCGTGACCCTGGCCCGTAAGTTCTAG